The Methanobrevibacter sp. DNA segment CATCAAGTTCATCTGTGAATAAGCCTATTGTAAAGGTTTAGTCTAAAATTATTTTAAAATTTTTAATTTTTTTCTATTTTTTCTTTTGTTTATTTATTTGTTTTAGTTCTGTGTTTTCTTTTTTTAACAATTTTTATTAGGTTTTATTAGTGGGGCTATTTGGATAAAGGAATCCCACTGCAGATAGGGTAGAATCCTATAGGTTCTTGTTACGTAAGCCATTTGATATGTTACGTGATTTGGATTGTTTGAAAATGGTTGGGATAATGGATCATAAGGAGTTCAAGTTCCTCTAGGCAGGATTTAATTTTTTTAATCTTTTCTTAAGTTTTTAATTGGAATTTATTAATAATTTTTTTAGTTTTATTTTTATTTCTTTGTATATGTAATGTGTTTTAGATACTTTTTATATTGTATTTTTTTTACATTATGTAATGTATTTTAGATATTTTTGTAATTTATCTTTTTTGCATTATGTAATGTGTTTTAGATACTTTTAAATATTTATAAAAATAAAATATAATTAATCAATAAAAAGAGGTTTTATAATGGATGTAATACCCTGGGGATTAAATGCTGATTTAACTGATGATCAATTTTTTAATAGAGAAAGGGATATAATTTTTTTAACTAAACTACTAGATTCTACAAAGGATGAAATTCCTCCTGCATTATTATTGACTGGAATCAGAGGTGTTGGAAAGACAGCTCTTTTAAATAAACTTAAGAATGACTTAAAAAAAGATTATTTAATCATTTATCTGGATTTATCCTCTTCAAACAATTATCAAGAAGATAAATTAAGTCGCATGGCATTCATGCAATTATTCTATAAGAGAATTATAGAGTCCTGTAAGGAATATGGATTAAAAACCATAGATAAACAAATAGAAAGCTGGTTTAAGACTCATAATATCTCTTTAAAAAACATATTTAATGTAGATGGGGTTCCGGTACCTATTGTTGGCTTTGAGGAGGATTATACTAAATTGGCTGATTTTGTAATGAATTTGCCTAGAAAAATCTATGAAAAATATTCTGATGAAATGGATGGAATCCTGATTTTCATAGATGAATTTCAGTTAATAAAAGATTTGGATGATGAAACAAATGGTTTCTTATGGTATTTAAGAAGCTTTATCCAAACAGAGAAAAACGTTTCCTATACTTTTACTGGAAGCATGAGCATGGAAGATAGTCTTCTGGGAGAGATAAATGGTGCAAAAGGAGCATTTGGTGGCAGAATGCTTACATATCAAATAGAACCGTTTTCATATGAAACCACAAAAAGATACTTGATTGAAAGAGCAGGCCATTTGGAATTTAGTGAAGAGGGATTTGAAAGATTCTATAAATGCACTAGAGGCATTCCATTTTATATAAACACATTCGTAAGATTTTTAATGCCTGGTGAAATATTGGATAAGGAAAGGGTTTCTGAAGAATTTGCTAATGTTTTGCCATTTTTAGCAATTAATCTTATTAATGATTGGAAGAACTTAAGCAAGCAAGAGCAGAAGATTATCACCACATTATTGGATGAGCCATTAAGAAGGGTGGATATTGCTAAGAAGTTAGATGTAACCAGTGGAGGAATAGGTGGATCTTTGAATAATCTATTGAATAATGGATTAATAAAGTATGAAAAGTCACGTTATCTTGTTTCTGACAATATTTTAATAGCATGGTTAAAAGGGGAATATGATAAGAAAGGAGTTTATCCTTATAGGGATTTTTAAAAATTAAATTTATCATTCAAATAAGATTATATCTAGTTTTATGGACAATTTAATATGATTATCTTATTAGAGCTATTTATTCCAGTACAAATATCATGCCTAATTTATAACAGGTTTTACCCTACAATTAAACACAAGATTGTATCTCAAAAGTTAGAATCCTCTTGTAGTAGCATTTTCATTATGCATTCCTTTAAAGATATTTATTACTTGTTGATAGTGTTTGCATTCTAGCATTTGGGATATAGTGAAATAACTTGAATTAGGAAAGATATTTTGAAGGTTTTTAAATCATTTTTTTAGAAAAAGATATCCTAATCTATGGAAATAGTAAAATAGACTAGAGAAGAGTTTCTATAAAGAAGGTTATTCAAAAAGAAATAAAATAATTCGGTAATGGAAATAAACATCTCTTTCGAAATAAAGATATATATTTTTATATTATATTAAAAATAAATTATTTATATAAATGTATAGAGGTCATTATGAATATAACATTTTTTAAAAACAGAAGTAATTTTGATGAAGAAACTTTTATAAATTTTTTAATAGAGAATTATGGATTTATTAAGCAAGAAAATAATCATCCAACTGTAATAAATTTTTTAAAGATGGATAAAGTAACAATAACAACTTATAACTCAAAAATTTTATTCCAATCTGATGATAGCAAATCTTCCTTTGATCTTGTTAATTCATTATACAATCTTAATTGTTTAGATATGGATGATACTAATTTATCTAAGTTTAAAGATTTTCAAAGAAAATTTAAAAACACACTTAATCATAATTCTTTATATTGCAAGGATTGTTCTGAAAAATCAAACTATTTAATTAATTTAGATGTGTCTGAAAATTCCTTAAGCTTTATTTTTAATAATTGTCATCATGAAATTGAAATGAATTCTCAGTTATTGATGGTTAATAATCGCATATTGCCTGATTTAAGTGTATTACAAGCTAGAACTTTATCAAAATGCATATATTTAGGATATTTTAAAAATTTTGAAATTGTTATTCCATCATTTCTATTAGATGTTGTTGATAAACTTTCTTCAAAAAATGGTAAAAAAGGCATTTCTAAAGAAATTGATACCTTAAGAAGTTATGAAAATAAGTATGGTTTCTCAATATATAATTGCCATTATGAAAATCATATTTTTAATAAAGAGATTCTAGAAGATCAGGAAGATAATATTATTTTAAAATTGGCTCATATGACTAATTCTATTTTATTTACTCAAGATAACATTTTAAAATCTAAAGCCATTGTTCAAAAAAGACCCACATTATATTTAGATTCTGAGCAGTCTAAGAATCTTAAAAAAGTAATAGAAAATGAATCTAGTCAAATTTAAGAAATTTTTAACATGAATAATTAGAGATTTATATAATTGGTGATAATATGGAAGATTTAAATAATTCTCAAGAGATTGATGATGCTAATTTGGAAAATATTAATGAAAATTCAGATAATCTTTCATCAATAAATATAGAGGAAACTTTTAAAACTTTAAAAATTAGAGATTTAAAAGATCTATTAAAAAACGCATATAAAAAATTTAAATCTTACACTTATTATAACCAATATAGTGCTATTGATAGATTAAAACTTTCTGATTTTGAATTTAAAAATTTTTGTAAAAGTGATAAATTCGAAATTGATGAAGAAAGATTAGATCAATTTTTTGAAGAATTAGCTGAAAAAGTTATAAGTAATAATCTAAAGGAGTTTATTGATGAAGTTGATGTAATTTCTTTGCCTAAAAAAATGCAAGAGAATAAAGAATCTGATTTTAATATTTTTACTAATTTTTTACCAGACAATTTTTCTGTGGATAAAATTCATTATTTTTTAGATTTGCCTATTGAAGGTCATATTTTAGGTGTTCTATGGATATTGAGATGTGGCTATATTTTAGATGATAAATTATATAAAAATTGTTATAGTAATAGGATTAACAATAAGATTTTAAATAAATTTAAAAATGATCAAAAGGATTGCAGTACATTTTTATTTTACCCTTATTTTAGAAATTATGAATCTTGGAGAGATAATGGGCTCGATGAAGTTACAAACATATTAAATAAAGAACAAAATGCCATAATGATTTCATTAGATATTAAAGATTATTATTATGCCTCCAGAATTAATTTTAACGATTTAAAAAAGGATATGGAAAAGGCTAAGGACAAATTAGAAAATAATAAATTTAATGAACCTATGCCTCAAGATAATTGGGACGATATTGATGATATTTTGAATTGTTTTGTTGAACATGTTTTTGAAGCATATCATGAAAAATTTTCATTTAATTTTTCTAATAATTCTATAGCTGAGGATTCTGGGTATATGATTCCTTTAGGATTTTTACCATCTTTGATTATTGCAAATTGGAATCTTCAAGGTTTTGATCAAGCTATTCTTGAAAATGTACATCCTAATTATTATGGCCGTTATGTTGATGATATTTTAATCGTGCTTCCTTCTCATGAAAAAAGTGATACTCATGGAAATCAATTTATTGAAGATTTATCATTAGAGGACATTATAATAAAATTTTTAACACCTTATAATGATCCAAAAAATTCCATACTTAAAAAAAGAGATGAAAATAAGAAGGATGTGTCTTATGGTATAGAAAATTTACCTATTTGTTCATTAGGCTCTGAAGATAAATATTATTGTTATGATTATTTGGAGATTCAAGAAGATAAATTTAAAGTTTTTTTATTTAATTATAAAGAATCTCAAGCAATGATTAAAAAGTTTAAAAAAGAAATTGCTATTAATACAAGTGAGTTTAAATTATTACATGGTGTTAAATCCACATTTGAAAATTTAGAATATGATTTATATAGGATGGATTATGAAGAATCTATAAATAAATTAAAAGATGTGAATAATTTTAGATTGAATAAATTTGAAGCTTCCAAAATACTATCTAGCTTAATAGATTCTTCTAAATATTCTGAGGATATTGATAAAAAAGAAATTACTAAAGAAATTTTGAGTGCTTTTTATAATGATGCATTGAGTTACATTAATCTATGGGAAAAGATATTTGGTTATTTATATATTAATAATGAAATTTCATCTTTAGAAAAATTAATAAAACATATAGAATTTCTTATAGATAAGATTCAGATTAATTCAGATCTTGACTTTAATAAATCATTTTTTGAATTAAATGATTCTTCGGATAAAAATATTGAAATTAATAATTTAAAAAAGTCTTTAAATTTATTTTTATATTCTTCAATTGTTAGAGTTTTATCCTTAAAATTTGAAAAAAACTCTACTAATATATTATATAAACCTATAAATAATTTAGCGTACAATACAGGTAATGCATATCCATCAAATTCAAAAAATTATGATATGCTCTCTGAAGAATTTAATAATAAGATTTCTAAATTGGAACCAAAATATTTATTTACTTCAATGGAATTTTTATTTTCATCATTACAAAACAATAATCTGATGAGATTCCCAATTTTAGATATTCATAACCTTCTTAATGAAAAAATTTTAAAAAATTATATGAATGGGGAGTCAAATGTTTTAGAGAGTTATAATTTAGTTAAACCAGATCGTGATGAAGATTATGGTTTATTTAATGGATACTTTTATCCTCGCTATGTAAAATTCTATGAATGTATTTTAAATCAAATTAATTCTGAAATATTTAAAAAAGAAAATAATTCTGATGTAAACTCTCCTTATTTAGATGAATCTCATTTCAATTCTAATGAAGAAAATAATTATGATATTAAATATATTTTAGATGAATCTTATAGTAATTACAAAAAGATAAATTCCAAATCAAATAATTCAAATAATAAAGATTATATTGTTGAGCCTTTTTCACCTGAAAATATTGAATATGGTAAAAATTATGAAATTTCAATATCGTCTGAAGAAAAGAAAGACAAAGTTAAAGTTGGTCTAATTAATACTAAATTAAATTATCAAGATAATATTAATAGGATTAAAAATAAACCTAACTTAAGCTATAAAAGGTTTGATAAAATAAAGAATATTATTAATGAAGCCATTAATAAAAAAGTTGAATTTTTAGTGATGCCAGAATTATATGTGCCTTATGAATGGATTGATAAAATAGTTGAGGTTTCACGCAATCATCAGATGGTTATAATTTTCGGTTTAGAATATATTGTTCAGGAAGATTTAGTTAAAAATTATTTAATGGTTAGTTTACCTTATACATCTCACAATGGTTTTAAAAGCAGTATTTTAACTTATAGATTAAAAAATCATTATGCTCCTAGTGAAATAAATACAATTGAAGATTTGAATAAGAAATGCAAGATGAATGACTTAAAAAATCAAAATTATATTTTATATAATTGGAAGGGTATTTCATTTGTACCTTATTGCTGTTATGAGATAGCAGATATCACAGCTAGAAGTTTATTTAAGAATCATTGTCATATTGTAACAATTTCTGAATTTAATAAAGATACAAAATATTTTGAAAATATTTGTGAATCTCTTTCTCGTGATTTATACTGTTATTGCATTAGTTCCAATACTTCAAAATATGGTGGAACTTCAATTATCCAACCTTCTTCTTCTGAAGATAAATACATTATTCGGCTTAAAGGTGGAGAAAATGATTATATTGTAACTCATGACCTAAATATTTCTGATTTGCAAGATAAAAGTTTAAGATCTTATTCTGCAGATTATTCTGATACTCATTTTAAACCACAACCTCCTGGTTTGAAAAAGGAGTTTAAATGATTTAAAGGTGTTTTATTATATTAATAAAAGAAGTTTAAAAGACTACTCGGTGCAAATAGGAAAAATTTCATAGTTTTAAGCATATTTTATCAACAACTAAATATTTCTTAGTATTTAAAAAATCTAAAAATAAGAATAAGGAATTAACAGTATATTAAATTGTAGTTTTATACTATTAAAGAAAATTTGAATAGATATATAGATAAAATTTATTATCTATTTTTATTTTTTAATAGATGTGGGTGTTCTTTAATTCTTTTAGATAATTAATTAAGCACTAATTTATAAAAGAGAAAAACAATAAATATGATTTGAATAATGAAAATAATAGATTAATTAAGGTGATTTCGGGTGTTAAATTTTGTATCAGATGAAACTAATTCATTTCTTAATTCTATTTCTAAAGAAGATAGGAAAAAAATAGGCCAATTCTTTA contains these protein-coding regions:
- a CDS encoding ATP-binding protein is translated as MDVIPWGLNADLTDDQFFNRERDIIFLTKLLDSTKDEIPPALLLTGIRGVGKTALLNKLKNDLKKDYLIIYLDLSSSNNYQEDKLSRMAFMQLFYKRIIESCKEYGLKTIDKQIESWFKTHNISLKNIFNVDGVPVPIVGFEEDYTKLADFVMNLPRKIYEKYSDEMDGILIFIDEFQLIKDLDDETNGFLWYLRSFIQTEKNVSYTFTGSMSMEDSLLGEINGAKGAFGGRMLTYQIEPFSYETTKRYLIERAGHLEFSEEGFERFYKCTRGIPFYINTFVRFLMPGEILDKERVSEEFANVLPFLAINLINDWKNLSKQEQKIITTLLDEPLRRVDIAKKLDVTSGGIGGSLNNLLNNGLIKYEKSRYLVSDNILIAWLKGEYDKKGVYPYRDF